In Aequorivita sp. H23M31, a single window of DNA contains:
- the ribB gene encoding 3,4-dihydroxy-2-butanone-4-phosphate synthase — protein sequence MISTEKNTVKLNTIEEAIEDIRNGKIIIVVDDENRENEGDFIAAAEMVSPEMINFMATHGRGLICAPLTEERCNALDLQMMVENNTVLHHTQFTVSVDLIGHGCTTGISVHDRSKTIKALVDENTKANDLGRPGHIFPLRAKQGGVLRRTGHTEAAIDLARLAGLKPAGILVEILNEDGTMARLPELVEVAKKFDLKLISIEDLVKYRMEHDSLIEKKEDFNIQTNFGEFRLRAYKQTTNGQIHLALTKGSWNPDEPVPVRVNATLVNSDILAALTNNAEKKLDDMFNIINKEGKGAIVFINQESQSLNLLSRLKELKEMQKPNTVVKAPRIDMDSKDFGIGAQIIHNLGIHKMRLLSNSKQTKRVGMIGYGLEITEYLNY from the coding sequence ATGATTTCAACAGAAAAAAATACCGTTAAGCTCAACACCATTGAAGAGGCTATTGAAGATATCCGAAATGGAAAGATAATCATTGTGGTGGATGATGAAAACCGGGAAAATGAAGGAGATTTCATAGCTGCGGCCGAAATGGTTTCTCCCGAGATGATAAACTTTATGGCCACTCACGGGCGCGGACTCATCTGTGCTCCGTTGACGGAAGAACGTTGTAATGCATTGGATTTACAGATGATGGTAGAAAACAATACCGTTTTGCACCACACCCAGTTTACAGTTTCGGTAGATCTTATCGGTCATGGATGCACCACGGGTATCTCGGTGCATGACCGTTCAAAAACCATTAAAGCGTTGGTAGATGAGAATACCAAAGCGAATGATTTAGGAAGGCCTGGGCATATTTTTCCTCTGCGCGCAAAACAAGGTGGTGTACTTAGAAGAACAGGACATACCGAAGCGGCCATTGATCTCGCCCGTTTGGCGGGGTTAAAACCAGCAGGGATTCTTGTGGAAATATTGAATGAAGACGGCACCATGGCTCGACTTCCAGAATTAGTTGAAGTTGCAAAGAAATTTGATCTGAAACTTATTTCAATCGAAGACCTTGTGAAATACAGAATGGAGCACGATTCCCTTATTGAGAAAAAGGAGGATTTCAACATCCAGACCAATTTCGGAGAGTTTCGATTGCGGGCCTATAAACAAACTACAAATGGCCAAATACACTTGGCCCTAACAAAGGGTTCTTGGAATCCAGATGAACCTGTACCAGTTCGAGTAAATGCAACGTTGGTAAACAGCGATATTCTTGCTGCACTGACGAACAATGCGGAAAAGAAATTGGACGATATGTTCAATATCATAAATAAGGAAGGAAAAGGAGCTATTGTTTTCATCAACCAAGAAAGCCAATCCCTTAACCTCTTAAGCCGATTGAAGGAACTAAAAGAAATGCAAAAACCCAATACGGTGGTAAAAGCTCCGCGAATTGACATGGACAGTAAGGATTTTGGGATCGGCGCCCAAATAATCCACAATCTCGGAATCCATAAAATGCGCTTACTCTCAAACAGTAAGCAAACAAAGCGTGTTGGAATGATCGGATACGGTTTGGAGATTACAGAGTATTTAAATTATTGA
- a CDS encoding BspA family leucine-rich repeat surface protein, with protein sequence MKNMFASAMDFNQDLGNWDVGNVTTMNSMFSHANQFDQNIGGWNVANVTDMANMFNNVTLSTANYDALLNGWNSLPLQYGVKFSGGNSKYCSGKPARDNMIATFGWIITDGGQLCLSTDQFITTWKTTAANESISIPTTGNGYYYSVDWGDGSSATGITGNISHSYSAAGVYTVKISGAFPRIYFNNGGDRLKIMSIEQWGSNVWTSMNGAFAGCENLVSNATDMPDLSQVTDMYGMFAFARKFNGDANFGNWNVGNVTDMSGMFAGASVFNHPIGNWNVGNVTSMENMFNGATRFNQDLGIWNVGSVTSMRNMFNAAMRFNQNIGSWNVGNVTDMYFMFFHANRFDQDLGGWEVSNVSNMTNMFRNVTLSTANYDSLLNGWSALPLKHRVKFHAGFSKYCAGEPGRITMTDSFLWTIQDGGKDCGVNNARLDVGGNAPLFGVALYPNPMKDELALDNPKNVILESISIFDLTGRLVQKVELNGMTTGTVIDVSRLSSATYMVIITGEGGNKTELLIKE encoded by the coding sequence ATGAAGAATATGTTCGCTTCTGCTATGGATTTTAACCAAGATCTTGGCAATTGGGACGTGGGCAATGTGACAACGATGAATTCCATGTTCTCCCATGCCAACCAGTTTGACCAAAACATCGGAGGATGGAACGTGGCCAACGTTACCGATATGGCCAATATGTTCAATAACGTGACCCTTTCCACAGCCAATTACGATGCGCTGCTGAACGGATGGAACAGTCTTCCTTTGCAATATGGAGTCAAGTTCAGCGGTGGCAACAGCAAATATTGCAGCGGCAAGCCGGCACGCGACAACATGATAGCCACCTTTGGGTGGATCATCACCGACGGCGGACAGTTGTGCCTCAGCACCGACCAGTTCATCACCACCTGGAAAACCACTGCTGCCAACGAGAGCATAAGCATACCGACTACCGGCAACGGCTATTACTACAGCGTGGACTGGGGAGATGGGTCTTCGGCAACCGGGATCACCGGCAATATCTCGCACAGCTATTCGGCGGCGGGCGTCTATACCGTTAAGATAAGCGGTGCATTCCCGCGCATCTATTTCAACAACGGCGGCGACAGGCTCAAGATCATGTCCATCGAGCAGTGGGGTTCCAACGTATGGACCTCGATGAACGGAGCCTTCGCGGGCTGTGAGAACCTTGTGAGCAATGCCACCGATATGCCCGACCTCTCGCAGGTTACCGATATGTACGGAATGTTCGCCTTCGCAAGAAAATTCAACGGTGACGCCAACTTTGGAAACTGGAACGTGGGGAACGTGACCGATATGAGCGGGATGTTCGCAGGGGCGTCGGTGTTCAACCACCCCATCGGCAACTGGAACGTGGGCAACGTGACCAGTATGGAGAACATGTTCAACGGAGCAACCAGGTTCAATCAGGACCTTGGCATCTGGAACGTGGGCAGCGTGACCAGCATGAGAAACATGTTCAATGCTGCAATGAGGTTCAACCAGAATATTGGCAGTTGGAATGTTGGCAACGTGACGGACATGTACTTTATGTTCTTCCACGCCAACAGGTTCGACCAAGACCTTGGGGGCTGGGAAGTAAGCAACGTTTCCAATATGACCAACATGTTCAGGAACGTAACCCTTTCAACAGCCAATTACGATTCGCTATTGAACGGTTGGAGCGCCTTGCCACTTAAGCACAGGGTTAAGTTCCACGCGGGCTTCAGTAAATACTGTGCCGGTGAGCCGGGCAGGATCACTATGACAGACTCTTTCCTTTGGACTATCCAAGATGGCGGCAAGGATTGCGGCGTCAATAACGCTAGATTGGACGTAGGCGGCAATGCTCCCTTGTTCGGCGTGGCCCTCTATCCAAACCCTATGAAGGATGAACTGGCCCTGGACAATCCCAAGAACGTAATTCTTGAGAGCATCTCCATTTTTGACCTTACCGGAAGGTTGGTGCAAAAGGTAGAGCTCAATGGAATGACTACCGGAACCGTCATCGACGTATCCAGACTTTCCAGTGCTACCTATATGGTAATAATAACCGGCGAAGGTGGAAACAAAACAGAATTATTGATCAAGGAATAG
- a CDS encoding BspA family leucine-rich repeat surface protein — protein sequence MRTLYIALLLLFAFATTSAQTLTQFEYYFDTEPGIGNGTAVTANANTGELSQTLSIPLTGLAEGFHKVVVRAKDDNNVWSMYSITNFYISDFGEVRTVPNLAAAEYFFGVDPGIGNGTALAVPANTGEVNTTFAIPLGNLPTGFHAITLRAKDTDGTWGLYSTARFYISDFIADEVKDVVALEYWFDTDPGVGNATGISVTPSQMINQVIPIPLNDLSIGFHKIGIRVKNADGTWSLYDQKLFYINEEYIVSPLSDAEFLFDAEFGFGTGTSAVLTPTGNPDEFTVEIPTDLINCGVHDLSLSVKNSEGKYSLYKIAENIDVFDDLPPTIVAQDITVQLDNSGTASITVEDVDNGTYDDCQLASLVLDITEFSCANLGENTVTLTATDAEGNVSTGTAIVTVEDVIAPSVFVQNISVDLDATGTATISAEDIDNGTFDNCTIASISIDIDTFSCSNIGANTVNFTAEDQSGNSTTVSFTVTVTDPLGSCIQVPVAVCQPLAINSNNNCQANATAQAFDGGSYDPNGLPLTYTVDPVGPYNVGITNVTLTVSNGTDSDSCTTTITVVDNTPPVANCVAPFAVQLDANGQASISVADIDNGSSDNCGIASASIDVTDFSCGDIGENTVTLTVTDISGHVSTCSTVVTVFDPFGACNEAPTAVCQAVTVSTEANCEGSAIAQDFDRGSTDPHGNPLTFTVNPMGPYPLGITQVTLTVSNGTSSDSCTTTITVIDNTAPVVSCAAPFTVQLDSNGSASITVSDIDNGSSDNCGIASMAIDKDSFDCSDIGENTIILTVTDSSGNVSTCTTVVTVEDSLSPIASCAVPFTLQLDANGSASIAVSDIDNGSSDNCGIASMAIDKDYFDCSDIGENTITLTVTDSSGNVSTCTTFVTVEDNIVPTVFTRDITVQLDANGNASITAMDIDDGSSDNCSIASLEIDKDTFNCSNVGAYTVTLTVTDVHGNSSSATATVTVEDPLETCDGVVPTDNFVTTWKTTMPNETITIPTTGSGYNYSVDWGDGNSDAGKTGNASHIYATPGIYTVSISGNFPRIYFNNGGDRLKIRSIEQWGNIQWSSMNSAFAGAENLVSHATDMPDLSMVNDMYGMFAYCRKFNGDANFGNWNVSTVTNMEAMFGEPLFLIILSVVGTWPT from the coding sequence CTGTTCCAAATCTCGCCGCTGCCGAATATTTTTTCGGAGTCGATCCGGGCATAGGGAACGGTACAGCCCTGGCAGTTCCAGCGAATACTGGAGAAGTAAATACAACGTTTGCTATCCCGCTGGGAAATCTGCCAACCGGCTTTCATGCAATAACCCTGCGCGCAAAGGATACCGATGGCACTTGGGGATTATATAGCACAGCGCGTTTTTATATTTCGGATTTTATTGCGGATGAAGTAAAAGACGTTGTGGCACTTGAATATTGGTTTGATACGGATCCAGGAGTTGGCAATGCTACGGGTATTTCGGTTACTCCTTCCCAAATGATAAATCAGGTAATCCCGATACCTTTAAATGATTTATCTATAGGATTTCATAAAATAGGAATCCGGGTCAAGAATGCGGATGGAACTTGGAGTTTGTACGACCAAAAACTATTTTATATCAATGAGGAATATATTGTTTCACCACTTTCAGACGCCGAATTTCTTTTTGATGCAGAATTCGGTTTTGGTACGGGAACTAGTGCCGTCCTAACTCCTACTGGCAATCCCGATGAATTCACCGTTGAAATACCAACCGACCTGATAAACTGTGGAGTTCACGATTTGTCTCTTTCGGTTAAAAATTCCGAAGGAAAATATTCATTATATAAGATTGCCGAAAACATTGACGTATTTGACGATTTGCCGCCAACAATTGTGGCTCAGGATATTACCGTTCAGTTGGATAATTCCGGAACGGCAAGCATCACCGTGGAAGATGTAGATAATGGAACCTATGACGATTGCCAACTGGCCTCACTAGTTTTGGATATCACGGAATTTAGTTGTGCTAATTTGGGTGAAAATACCGTGACCCTGACCGCTACCGATGCGGAAGGAAATGTTTCAACCGGGACAGCAATTGTTACTGTTGAGGACGTTATAGCACCAAGCGTTTTTGTTCAAAACATAAGCGTGGATCTGGATGCCACTGGTACGGCAACTATCTCTGCGGAAGATATTGACAATGGTACTTTTGATAATTGTACAATAGCCTCTATCAGTATTGATATAGATACTTTTAGCTGTTCAAACATCGGCGCCAATACCGTCAATTTCACTGCCGAAGACCAGAGCGGAAACAGTACTACCGTTTCCTTTACGGTTACGGTTACCGATCCCCTCGGTTCCTGCATTCAAGTACCCGTTGCGGTTTGCCAGCCTTTGGCAATCAACAGCAATAACAATTGCCAGGCAAATGCAACAGCACAAGCCTTTGATGGTGGTTCTTACGATCCCAACGGATTGCCATTGACCTACACGGTAGATCCAGTAGGGCCTTATAACGTTGGAATTACCAACGTAACCCTTACCGTAAGCAACGGAACTGATTCCGATAGTTGCACCACCACCATTACCGTAGTGGATAATACCCCTCCGGTGGCCAATTGTGTCGCTCCCTTTGCCGTTCAGTTAGATGCCAATGGGCAGGCCAGCATCTCCGTGGCCGATATAGATAATGGCAGCTCGGACAACTGTGGTATTGCAAGTGCATCCATTGATGTTACCGATTTCAGTTGTGGAGATATAGGCGAGAATACAGTGACCTTGACCGTTACGGATATCAGTGGACACGTTTCCACTTGTTCAACTGTGGTTACTGTTTTCGATCCGTTTGGAGCGTGCAACGAAGCCCCTACCGCAGTATGTCAGGCGGTTACCGTAAGTACGGAGGCAAATTGTGAAGGCAGTGCCATAGCCCAGGATTTTGATAGGGGCTCTACCGATCCCCATGGGAATCCGCTTACGTTTACGGTAAATCCAATGGGGCCTTATCCTCTTGGAATTACCCAGGTCACTTTGACCGTCAGCAATGGAACATCTTCCGATAGTTGTACCACTACTATCACAGTGATAGATAACACGGCTCCAGTAGTCAGTTGTGCTGCGCCTTTCACTGTCCAGTTGGATTCCAACGGCAGCGCCAGCATCACGGTATCGGATATCGATAACGGCAGCTCCGATAACTGTGGCATCGCAAGTATGGCAATTGATAAGGATTCTTTTGATTGTTCCGATATAGGTGAAAACACCATAATCTTAACGGTAACCGATTCAAGCGGAAATGTTTCTACCTGTACTACTGTCGTAACCGTGGAGGACAGTCTTTCGCCGATTGCCAGTTGCGCCGTCCCGTTCACCCTACAGTTGGATGCCAACGGCAGCGCCAGCATCGCGGTATCGGATATCGATAACGGCAGCTCCGATAACTGTGGCATCGCAAGCATGGCAATTGATAAGGATTATTTTGATTGTTCCGATATAGGTGAAAACACAATAACCTTAACGGTAACCGATTCAAGCGGAAATGTTTCTACCTGCACTACTTTTGTGACTGTGGAGGACAACATTGTTCCCACTGTTTTTACACGTGACATCACTGTGCAATTGGATGCCAATGGAAATGCAAGCATCACGGCAATGGATATTGACGATGGCAGCTCAGACAACTGTAGTATCGCCAGCTTGGAAATCGATAAGGATACTTTTAATTGTTCTAATGTTGGTGCATACACGGTGACATTGACGGTTACCGACGTACATGGAAATTCCAGTTCGGCCACTGCAACAGTTACCGTTGAAGATCCACTTGAAACCTGTGATGGCGTGGTTCCAACGGATAACTTTGTTACCACTTGGAAAACCACAATGCCCAATGAGACCATCACCATACCTACCACTGGGTCAGGTTACAACTACAGTGTTGATTGGGGAGATGGAAACTCGGATGCCGGGAAAACAGGAAATGCTTCCCATATCTATGCCACTCCTGGAATTTATACCGTTAGTATCAGTGGTAATTTCCCACGTATCTATTTTAACAATGGTGGCGACAGACTTAAAATTCGATCTATTGAACAGTGGGGCAACATCCAGTGGTCGTCTATGAACAGTGCATTTGCGGGTGCCGAGAACTTAGTGAGCCACGCAACCGATATGCCGGACCTCTCAATGGTTAACGATATGTACGGAATGTTCGCATATTGTAGAAAATTCAACGGCGATGCAAATTTTGGAAACTGGAATGTATCCACTGTAACCAATATGGAAGCTATGTTCGGGGAGCCTCTATTTTTAATTATCCTATCGGTGGTTGGAACGTGGCCAACGTGA